Proteins found in one Candidatus Poribacteria bacterium genomic segment:
- a CDS encoding DUF262 domain-containing protein, producing the protein MPQPVSEIYSAKSDHFQGTMTCYNENVGFRVPEYQRTYDWNEDNIKRLLEDCLNRFYNLSISNNESYTFLGTLILVKEESESSFNGTSLSVVDGQQRLITLILICCALTEELYLQKDNTNSLQEPTINWIKKEIKFIRERLYDCVIGQLRSSGRTSGFPRVVRSQDDNRAFSHPEAKYDSVIATFLHDFDDYYLQSYSAFSPVQTNDSADTLRFFQNYEYIKKQVELGIYKGNDMADTTEQSDLDFNQISHDAFRNAGLSNLFKKLDTLSDQTEKDLAISDIVSNSDSHGFVRLMLFSHYMLKSVVLMRIETSDEDAAFDIFDSLNTTGEPLTAIQTFKPLVMSFERENGNTNFSRTESAKQFERLEENLNHFEIDKRQKEAKELLVTFALHLEGHKLPENLAAQRSYLREKFQGTVNSNIKYIIVQSLADIAEFRQTYWNRDSIQYLNSIHPNDTSDRLKLCCAFISAMKTSLALPIMTRYWAQYQQDGNEDTFADAVMALTAFLVLRRSITGTTGGIDTDFRKMMGTLCTGLDYSNSLLSLDDLKKMLREYLEAPRIGVDNKETWVSRVCEVPLASSAKPLCRFLLFAASDNATADQENPGLLTRDGITPSDQLAYLNFSKWQNSKYATVEHVAPDAKPDSGWDEEIYRQQYTRHTIGNIILLPQKENSSVGNASWTKKKLFYRALAAKTEPERKSQFEQAKKEGLTFPKRTENLLKKQVRLDMLDPITNATQWKKPTIQERSKNILELAWDVIAPWLGY; encoded by the coding sequence GTGCCACAACCAGTCTCAGAAATTTACTCAGCAAAATCTGATCATTTTCAGGGCACAATGACTTGCTATAATGAAAACGTAGGTTTTCGCGTTCCTGAATATCAACGGACCTACGATTGGAACGAGGATAACATAAAACGGCTCCTAGAGGATTGCCTAAATAGATTCTATAATCTTTCCATATCTAATAATGAATCATATACTTTCCTTGGCACATTAATTCTTGTAAAGGAGGAGTCTGAATCTTCATTTAATGGAACTTCACTCTCTGTAGTAGATGGACAGCAGAGATTAATAACATTAATCCTCATTTGTTGTGCTTTAACCGAAGAATTATACTTACAAAAAGACAACACTAACAGTCTTCAAGAACCTACGATAAATTGGATAAAAAAGGAGATTAAGTTTATTCGTGAAAGGCTATATGACTGTGTTATAGGCCAACTTCGCAGCAGTGGTAGAACGTCCGGGTTCCCTCGTGTAGTTCGTTCTCAAGATGATAACCGGGCATTTAGCCACCCTGAGGCAAAATATGATTCTGTAATTGCCACATTCTTGCATGATTTTGACGATTACTATTTACAAAGTTACTCTGCTTTCTCTCCAGTTCAAACAAATGATAGTGCTGATACACTTCGATTTTTTCAAAACTATGAGTATATAAAAAAACAAGTTGAGTTAGGCATTTATAAAGGAAATGATATGGCAGACACTACAGAGCAAAGTGATCTAGATTTCAATCAGATTAGCCATGATGCTTTTCGGAATGCTGGATTGAGCAATTTGTTTAAAAAATTGGATACGCTGTCTGACCAAACAGAAAAGGACCTTGCAATTTCAGATATAGTTAGTAATTCCGATTCACATGGTTTTGTCCGACTTATGCTATTTTCTCATTACATGTTGAAATCAGTTGTTCTAATGCGGATTGAGACAAGTGACGAAGATGCTGCCTTTGATATTTTTGACTCTCTTAATACAACTGGTGAACCTCTGACAGCTATTCAGACTTTTAAACCTCTCGTAATGAGTTTTGAACGTGAAAATGGGAATACAAATTTTAGTAGAACTGAAAGCGCAAAACAATTTGAAAGACTTGAAGAGAACTTAAACCATTTTGAAATTGATAAAAGACAAAAGGAGGCAAAAGAATTACTGGTTACATTTGCCTTACATCTTGAAGGCCATAAGTTACCAGAGAACCTTGCTGCTCAGCGTAGTTATTTGAGAGAAAAATTTCAAGGGACAGTGAATTCAAACATTAAATATATCATCGTTCAATCGTTGGCGGATATAGCAGAATTTAGGCAAACCTATTGGAATCGTGATTCTATCCAATATCTCAACAGTATCCATCCCAACGACACGAGCGATCGACTAAAACTATGCTGCGCGTTTATATCTGCTATGAAAACAAGTTTAGCACTTCCAATAATGACACGATATTGGGCACAATATCAGCAGGATGGAAACGAGGATACTTTCGCTGACGCTGTGATGGCACTAACCGCTTTTCTCGTCCTAAGGCGCTCGATAACAGGGACTACTGGAGGAATTGATACCGACTTTAGAAAGATGATGGGAACACTTTGTACTGGATTAGATTATTCAAATTCGCTTCTCAGTTTAGATGATCTCAAGAAGATGTTGAGAGAATATTTGGAAGCTCCGCGTATCGGAGTGGATAATAAGGAAACTTGGGTTTCTCGAGTATGTGAAGTACCCCTAGCCAGTTCTGCAAAACCTTTGTGTCGGTTCTTGCTCTTTGCGGCTTCCGATAATGCTACGGCGGATCAAGAGAATCCAGGTCTTCTTACACGCGATGGAATAACGCCCAGTGATCAATTAGCCTATCTTAACTTTAGTAAATGGCAAAACAGTAAATATGCAACCGTTGAACACGTTGCTCCAGATGCAAAGCCCGATAGTGGTTGGGATGAGGAAATTTACAGGCAGCAATATACTCGCCATACAATAGGAAACATTATTCTCCTTCCTCAAAAGGAAAATTCAAGCGTTGGTAACGCCTCTTGGACTAAGAAAAAGTTATTTTACCGTGCGTTAGCCGCAAAAACAGAACCAGAAAGAAAAAGTCAATTTGAACAAGCGAAGAAAGAAGGCTTAACTTTCCCGAAGCGCACCGAAAATTTACTCAAGAAACAAGTACGGCTTGACATGCTAGATCCTATTACTAATGCGACCCAGTGGAAAAAGCCAACTATCCAAGAACGCTCAAAAAACATTCTCGAACTCGCTTGGGACGTAATAGCACCTTGGCTTGGTTACTAA
- a CDS encoding phosphoadenosine phosphosulfate reductase family protein yields MEQKTRHLLGLSGGKDSSALAVYMRDRVPEMEYFFSDTGKELPETYEFLDRLEVFLGKPIVRLNMDSDQNKNRDFDHWLTLYGGLLPSSQVRWCTVNLKIKPFEEYVGEDSAYNYVAIRADEDRVGYKPLKTASLRNIEPKYPFKEDGITKEDVYRILEESGLGLPDYYQWRTRSGCYFCFFQRKSEWVGLLEEHPDLFELAKGYEKFNEETGERFTWIQGESLEELSDPERIAQIKANTEKAMASKKTAKPNRRLIEILTDVHDDEDDEEPCLICHK; encoded by the coding sequence ATGGAACAAAAGACACGCCATCTGCTTGGTCTTTCCGGTGGAAAAGACAGTTCCGCACTCGCTGTTTACATGCGGGACAGGGTGCCAGAAATGGAATACTTCTTTTCTGATACCGGCAAGGAACTACCAGAGACTTATGAATTTTTAGATAGATTAGAGGTATTCCTCGGCAAACCAATTGTCCGCCTTAACATGGACTCCGACCAAAATAAGAACCGCGATTTTGATCATTGGCTGACGCTTTATGGAGGGTTGCTGCCGTCGTCTCAAGTCCGCTGGTGCACCGTTAACCTCAAAATCAAACCTTTTGAAGAATACGTTGGCGAAGATAGCGCGTATAACTACGTCGCTATCCGCGCCGACGAGGACCGTGTCGGCTATAAACCGCTGAAAACCGCCTCCCTCCGCAACATTGAACCCAAGTACCCTTTCAAAGAAGACGGTATCACCAAAGAGGATGTCTATCGAATTCTGGAGGAAAGCGGACTCGGTTTGCCTGATTATTACCAGTGGCGGACGCGCTCTGGGTGTTACTTCTGTTTCTTCCAACGCAAATCCGAATGGGTAGGACTGTTAGAGGAACATCCAGACCTCTTTGAACTCGCCAAAGGTTACGAGAAATTCAATGAAGAGACAGGTGAACGGTTCACGTGGATTCAAGGCGAAAGTTTAGAAGAATTGTCAGATCCAGAACGGATAGCACAAATCAAGGCAAATACCGAAAAAGCAATGGCATCCAAGAAAACAGCGAAACCGAACCGCCGTTTGATAGAAATCCTAACCGATGTCCACGATGATGAGGATGATGAGGAGCCTTGTTTGATTTGTCACAAATAA